One stretch of Halobaculum marinum DNA includes these proteins:
- a CDS encoding ABC transporter ATP-binding protein, which produces MSLLSIDGLVKDFGGLRAIDDLSVSVEEGEIVGVMGPNGAGKSTFFNCVSGVITPDDGSVTFDGTDVTGEAPETLARRGLVRTFQHTRELETMTVRDNVRLAAPDHPGERTIPALVRGESMQAHEEAVREQAEELIELFELDHLADDYSGTLSGGQRKLLELARTLMLEPDMLLLDEPFAGVNPTLTREIADHIRDLNEGGMTVVIIEHELETLTELVDRLVVLQQGSLLVEGDPDAVLSDERVIEAYLGGEVE; this is translated from the coding sequence GTGAGCCTCCTGTCGATCGACGGCCTCGTGAAGGACTTCGGTGGCCTGCGGGCGATCGACGACCTGTCGGTGTCGGTCGAGGAGGGAGAGATCGTCGGCGTGATGGGCCCCAACGGTGCGGGCAAGTCGACGTTCTTCAACTGCGTCAGCGGCGTCATCACCCCAGACGACGGGTCCGTCACCTTCGACGGGACCGACGTGACCGGGGAGGCGCCCGAGACGCTCGCTCGGCGTGGGCTGGTGCGGACCTTCCAGCACACCCGAGAACTGGAGACGATGACCGTCCGCGACAACGTCCGGCTCGCGGCGCCGGACCACCCCGGGGAGCGCACGATCCCCGCACTCGTTCGCGGTGAGTCGATGCAGGCACACGAGGAGGCCGTCCGAGAGCAAGCAGAAGAGCTGATCGAGCTGTTCGAGCTCGACCACCTCGCCGACGACTACAGTGGAACGCTCTCGGGCGGGCAGCGAAAACTGCTCGAACTCGCGCGGACACTCATGCTGGAGCCCGATATGCTCCTGCTGGACGAACCGTTCGCGGGCGTCAACCCGACGCTCACCCGCGAAATCGCAGACCACATTCGCGATCTCAACGAAGGGGGAATGACCGTCGTCATCATCGAACACGAACTCGAGACGCTGACCGAACTCGTCGACCGACTCGTCGTGCTCCAGCAGGGGAGCCTCCTCGTCGAGGGCGACCCAGACGCGGTGTTGTCCGACGAGCGCGTCATCGAGGCGTACCTCGGGGGCGAGGTCGAATGA